TATCCGGCCGAAGTCGTGGCCCTGATCGGCGACAACGGCGCCGGCAAGTCGACGTTGGTCAAGATCCTTTCCGGCATCTATCGTAAGGACGCCGGCCAGATCTACTTCGACGGCAAACCCGTCGAACTCCACGGCCCCAAGGATGCCGAACGGCTCGCCGGCATCTCGACCGTTTACCAGGACCTGGCGCTGGTGGATGTCCGCGACGTAGGCTCCAACATCTACCTGAACATGGAGCCGACCCGGCTGGGCTTCTTCATCAACTTCAAGAAGCTTTATGCCGATGCCAAGCGGGTGATCGACGTTCTGCGCATCGATATGCCATCGGTGCGCGTCAACGTGGGCGAGCTGTCGGGCGGCCAGCGGCAGGGGGTGGCGATTTCGCGGGCGCTGGCGCGCGGGCGGCGCATCTTCATC
This genomic stretch from Caldilineales bacterium harbors:
- a CDS encoding ATP-binding cassette domain-containing protein, with amino-acid sequence MTGEATHDLHTGAAQRQPLLEAKGISKAFGHVQALDNVDFELYPAEVVALIGDNGAGKSTLVKILSGIYRKDAGQIYFDGKPVELHGPKDAERLAGISTVYQDLALVDVRDVGSNIYLNMEPTRLGFFINFKKLYADAKRVIDVLRIDMPSVRVNVGELSGGQRQGVAISRALARGRRIFIMDEPTAALGVEQQHKVNDLILTLKAEGKTVLVISHNLEHVFAVADRLVVLRRGKRVGTRLKADTTREEIVGLITAAIKGDEG